The Daucus carota subsp. sativus chromosome 7, DH1 v3.0, whole genome shotgun sequence genome window below encodes:
- the LOC108194491 gene encoding ribosomal RNA small subunit methyltransferase, chloroplastic yields the protein MSTTMNTSPPLSTSFIYTAKHNLSSPPSQHNTYTRTKTKTCVLVKARAEAKPRSQEDDYHGTLKALNSKGRKPRKSLGQHYMLNSSINEQLVAAADVKEGDVVLEIGPGTGSLTNVLVDCGATVLAIEKDPYMAEIVRERFASVDTVKVLQEDFTRCHVRSHLLPYLEGNSLNRSSQHAKVVSNLPFNISTDVIKLLLPMGDIFSEVVLLLQEEAALRLVDPSLRTSEYRPINIFINYYSDPEYKLNVPRTNFFPQPKVDAAIVAFRLKQAVDYPTVSSTKSFFSMVNSAFNGKRKMLRKSLQHICSASEIEEALKNINLPATSRPEELTIEDFVNLHAVIVKNDTFVYDGLED from the exons ATGTCAACTACCATGAACACTTCACCACCACTGTCTACCTCTTTTATCTACACTGCAAAACACAATTTATCTTCACCTCCATCACAACACAACACTTACACtagaacaaaaacaaaaacatgtgttttagttaaagcAAGAGCTGAAGCAAAACCCAGAAGCCAAGAAGATGATTACCACGGAACTCTCAAGGCCCTCAATTCCAAAGGCCGTAAGCCTCGGAAATCTCTTGGCCAG cattatatgttgaattcttcTATAAATgagcaacttgtagctgcagCTGATGTGAAGGAGGGAGATGTGGTTCTTGAAATTGGGCCTGGGACTGGCTCTCTTACGAATGTTCTTGTTGATTGTGGTGCCACTGTTCTTGCTATCGAAAAG GACCCTTACATGGCTGAAATTGTGAGAGAAAGGTTTGCGAGTGTTGACACTGTCAAG GTTTTGCAAGAAGATTTTACAAGATGTCATGTTCGCTCCCATTTGTTACCTTATCTGGAAGGTAATTCATTGAATAGAAGTTCACAACATGCTAAG GTAGTCTCTAATCTTCCATTTAATATCAGTACAGATGTAATCAAGCTTCTTCTTCCGATGGGAGATATTTTCTCAGAAGTTGTTCTTTTGCTCCAG GAGGAAGCAGCTTTGCGTCTGGTGGATCCATCTTTGCGAACATCTGAATATCGACCTATAAACATTTTCATCAATTATTATTCAG ATCCTGAGTACAAGCTCAACGTTCCAAGGACAAACTTTTTTCCTCAGCCGAAA GTTGATGCAGCAATAGTTGCATTCAGGTTGAAGCAAGCTGTAGACTACCCTACGGTTTCCTCAACAAAAAGCTTTTTCTCGATG GTAAATTCTGCATTTAATGGGAAACGAAAAATGTTGAGGAAATCACTCCAGCACATATGCTCGGCCTCTGAGATTGAAGAAGCGCTAAAAAACATTAACCTACCAGCAACA TCAAGGCCAGAAGAGCTGACAATAGAAGATTTTGTGAATTTGCATGCTGTGATTGTCAAGAATGACACCTTTGTCTACGATGGACTTGAAGATTAA
- the LOC108194490 gene encoding gibberellin 20 oxidase 1-D: MPMPSPVSLKSRSSPTNETKKELVFDASLFQHELNIPAQFIWPDHEKPCSDRSPPLVVPPIDLKGYLAGDPSAISNAIMLINEACQKHGFFQVVNHGIDLELINEAHKHISGFFGMPFLEKKRAEKKAGDISGYASSFTNRFSSKLPWKETLSFRYSADQQSANKVEDYFTNAIGEDFRQFGRICQEYCEAMSNLSLVIMELLGMSLGIGPSYLREFFEGNDSIMRLNYYPPCQKPDQTLGTGPHCDPTSLTILHQDDVGGLEVFFDDKWHSILPDKEAFVVNIGDTFMALSNGIYKSCLHRAVVNNCTPRKSLAFFLSPKMDKVVRPPEALVLDSARNFPDFTWSTFLEFTQKHYRSDMKTLDAFAHWLQDRNK, translated from the exons ATGCCAATGCCATCTCCTGTATCACTCAAATCTCGGTCTTCGCcaacaaatgaaacaaaaaaagaaCTGGTATTTGACGCATCCCTTTTTCAACATGAACTAAACATACCTGCACAGTTTATATGGCCTGACCATGAAAAGCCATGTTCTGATCGATCACCTCCACTTGTTGTACCACCCATCGACTTAAAAGGGTATCTTGCTGGTGATCCCTCTGCCATCTCAAATGCCATAATGCTCATCAATGAGGCCTGTCAAAAGCATGGTTTTTTTCAAGTTGTGAATCATGGAATTGATTTGGAACTGATAAATGAAGCTCACAAGCATATAAGTGGCTTCTTTGGAATGCCATTCTTGGAAAAGAAAAGAGCAGAGAAAAAGGCCGGCGATATTTCTGGATATGCTAGTAGCTTCACTAACAGGTTTTCTTCAAAGCTTCCATGGAAAGAAACGCTCTCTTTTCGATATTCTGCTGATCAACAATCTGCCAACAAAGTTGAAGATTATTTCACAAATGCAATAGGTGAAGATTTCAGGCAGTTTGG aaGGATTTGTCAAGAATATTGCGAAGCTATGAGCAATCTGTCTCTTGTTATCATGGAGCTTCTTGGAATGAGCCTTGGTATTGGTCCATCATATCTTCGGGAGTTTTTCGAAGGAAATGACTCCATAATGAGATTAAATTACTATCCTCCTTGTCAGAAACCGGATCAAACTCTAGGAACTGGACCTCACTGTGATCCTACATCCTTGACCATTCTTCATCAAGATGATGTTGGTGGTCTTGAGGTGTTTTTTGACGATAAATGGCATTCTATCCTTCCTGACAAGGAAGCTTTCGTTGTAAATATTGGTGACACGTTCATG GCCCTATCCAACGGAATTTACAAGAGTTGCTTGCACAGAGCTGTGGTAAACAATTGTACACCAAGGAAATCTCTTGCATTTTTTCTTTCCCCTAAGATGGATAAGGTGGTAAGGCCGCCAGAAGCGCTGGTTCTGGACAGTGCAAGAAATTTCCCTGATTTCACATGGTCAACTTTTCTCGAATTCACACAGAAACACTACAGATCAGACATGAAAACACTTGACGCTTTTGCACACTGGCTACAAGATAGAAACAagtaa
- the LOC108194554 gene encoding tetrahydroberberine oxidase yields the protein MRIAVSFLLSFALLATGSWAAMPITHQGFLQCLSKVSPNAEAISKVVYTPSNSSYTSILKKTLQNLRFDTPETPKPVVIVTPVDESQIQTVIYCARKTNVQMRIRGGGHDFEGVSYTSEVPFVLLDMFNFRTVTVDPVAKTATIQAGATLGEVYYAIGSKSNTLGFPAGFWSTVGATGLIGGGGYGILRRKYGLAADNVFDARMIDVNGRILDKRTMGEDLFWAIRGGGASSFGVILSWKVNLVDVPATMTVFLIEKKIEQEATDIVHLWQSVAPKLSKDVEIRVLVDAVKKDTTPEPSKTVLSEESSPSVNSDDTTAIRIRFAGSFLGKSDAFLALMQKSFPELGVKKEDCQELSYIQAVLAFGLFSPASPLEVLLARDSFKIPFKAKSDFVKQPISKQGLTGIWDKIVQAPPQTTNMIFTSYGGRMDEISESALPFPHRAGTLYKMYMRVQLTEDSANELAWIRGLYSYLTPYTAPRTAYNNYNDFDLGVNNARGPISYAQASAWGKKYYKNNFDRLVRVKTVADPTNFFRNEQSIPSIVGI from the coding sequence ATGAGGATTGCAGTtagttttcttctttctttcgcTCTCTTGGCCACTGGTTCATGGGCAGCTATGCCTATAACTCATCAAGGTTTCCTTCAATGCCTTAGTAAAGTTTCTCCTAATGCTGAAGCGATATCTAAAGTTGTTTACACTCCAAGCAACTCTTCCTACACTTCTATTTTGAAAAAAACTCTGCAAAATCTGAGGTTTGACACACCGGAGACCCCGAAGCCTGTGGTTATTGTTACCCCCGTGGACGAATCCCAAATCCAGACGGTTATATATTGCGCTAGGAAAACTAACGTCCAGATGAGGATTCGAGGTGGAGGGCATGATTTTGAGGGTGTTTCTTATACCTCAGAAGTGCCATTTGTCCTGCTAGATATGTTCAATTTTCGGACTGTTACTGTTGATCCCGTGGCTAAAACTGCAACGATTCAAGCCGGAGCTACTCTTGGTGAGGTATACTATGCAATTGGTTCAAAGAGTAACACCCTTGGCTTTCCGGCTGGTTTTTGGTCCACTGTCGGCGCTACTGGCCTTATTGGTGGTGGAGGGTATGGTATCTTGCGACGCAAGTATGGTCTCGCGGCTGATAACGTGTTTGATGCTCGCATGATTGATGTTAATGGAAGGATTCTCGACAAGAGAACAATGGGGGAAGATCTCTTCTGGGCCATTCGCGGAGGGGGTGCTTCGAGCTTCGGAGTCATTCTTTCGTGGAAGGTAAACCTAGTTGATGTTCCAGCGACAATGACTGTGTTCCTGATTGAGAAAAAGATCGAGCAAGAAGCGACTGACATTGTTCATTTGTGGCAATCGGTTGCTCCCAAACTTTCTAAAGACGTCGAAATCAGAGTCCTAGTAGATGCGGTCAAGAAAGACACAACACCTGAACCTAGTAAAACAGTACTGAGCGAGGAGTCGAGCCCGAGTGTCAATTCTGATGATACTACTGCGATACGGATCAGATTTGCCGGCTCCTTCCTCGGGAAATCAGATGCCTTTCTAGCACTAATGCAGAAAAGCTTCCCCGAGTTGGGCGTGAAGAAAGAAGATTGCCAAGAGCTTAGTTACATACAAGCGGTGCTTGCTTTCGGCCTCTTCTCCCCTGCTTCTCCTCTTGAAGTTCTCCTAGCAAGAGATTCCTTCAAAATTCCTTTTAAAGCAAAGTCCGACTTTGTAAAACAACCGATTTCCAAACAAGGCTTGACTGGAATCTGGGATAAGATTGTCCAAGCTCCCCCGCAGACAACAAACATGATCTTTACTTCATACGGGGGAAGAATGGATGAGATTTCCGAATCTGCACTGCCATTTCCTCACAGAGCCGGAACTTTGTACAAAATGTACATGAGGGTGCAACTGACTGAGGATTCTGCTAACGAATTGGCGTGGATCAGAGGCTTATACAGCTACTTGACTCCTTATACCGCTCCCAGAACAGCGTATAACAATTATAATGATTTCGACTTGGGAGTGAACAATGCGCGTGGTCCTATAAGCTATGCGCAAGCAAGCGCATGGGGCAAAAAGTATTACAAGAACAATTTCGACAGATTGGTTAGGGTGAAGACAGTAGCTGATCCCACCAATTTTTTCAGGAATGAACAGAGTATTCCTTCTATAGTAGGCATTTGA